One Sulfoacidibacillus ferrooxidans DNA window includes the following coding sequences:
- a CDS encoding DUF58 domain-containing protein: MSVAILLFILFLLVLLFSWNSIWQRYVPPHIQVQLSVSNPSIRYGEQAELHIIIENRSSLPAPNVLCFFELPPQISLHQKSDNTESSILSKTKKAEEVSFVIAMRPRESATVSYPIFGIHRGHGHIQKIRVELSNGFSTYQFTDIATYCDIVVHPAHRSSSLIQQSLHKRPGTMPTLRKLFPMSTDWVDLRPYQSGDSMRDIAWMISAKQRELVVFERATSLRQQVLIVSNIQLYKDYWSGNIPSVIERIYEETMALALSLLSSSNALITILTNAIKGQRSHAYQLLHIEGAATSRNQFRIGHELGRLSTYAMDPMSAVLASIYRSQLAPTHIMILTAYEDEDMLQQYHRLTQVGHEIHKIMIPIQPIQDQE; encoded by the coding sequence ATGAGCGTTGCCATTCTCCTATTCATTTTATTTTTATTGGTATTATTATTTTCCTGGAATTCTATATGGCAACGCTATGTACCTCCGCATATTCAAGTACAGTTATCTGTTTCCAACCCATCCATTCGGTATGGTGAACAGGCAGAACTACACATTATCATAGAAAATCGCTCCTCTCTACCTGCACCAAATGTACTGTGTTTTTTTGAACTGCCACCACAAATTAGCTTGCATCAGAAGTCAGATAACACAGAATCAAGTATCCTTTCAAAAACAAAAAAGGCGGAAGAAGTTTCATTTGTTATCGCAATGCGACCACGTGAAAGCGCAACGGTTAGTTATCCGATTTTCGGCATACATAGAGGTCACGGCCATATTCAAAAAATTCGCGTGGAGCTTTCTAACGGATTCTCCACTTACCAATTTACCGATATCGCAACATACTGCGATATCGTCGTTCATCCCGCTCATCGATCATCATCCCTAATACAACAGTCTTTACACAAACGCCCAGGGACAATGCCTACGTTGCGAAAATTATTCCCCATGTCTACCGATTGGGTCGACCTTAGACCCTATCAGTCCGGTGATTCAATGCGAGACATTGCGTGGATGATCAGTGCAAAGCAGCGAGAACTTGTCGTATTTGAACGTGCCACTTCTTTACGCCAGCAAGTGCTGATCGTGTCAAATATTCAACTGTATAAAGACTACTGGTCAGGCAATATCCCTAGTGTCATAGAACGCATTTATGAAGAAACCATGGCATTAGCACTATCTCTTCTCTCAAGTTCAAACGCATTGATCACCATATTAACTAATGCAATAAAAGGACAACGATCACATGCCTACCAATTACTACACATAGAGGGAGCAGCTACTTCCCGCAATCAATTTCGCATTGGTCATGAACTAGGAAGGCTTTCCACTTATGCAATGGATCCAATGTCGGCTGTGTTAGCATCCATCTATAGATCACAACTGGCTCCTACTCACATCATGATACTCACTGCCTATGAAGACGAAGATATGTTGCAACAGTATCATCGACTGACTCAAGTCGGCCATGAAATTCATAAAATAATGATCCCTATTCAACCTATCCAAGATCAGGAGTGA
- a CDS encoding DUF4129 domain-containing protein, giving the protein MNWPAALSDLTMSAGLTAILSGLITTTDISLTLFITFFIGLLYIYSYHFLKTQRTILGLLFGAMILLIVCTMIFTTVGIAVMSMFGFMLFFVRSYLSIGTTPDDTPSMRNLFIDLVLMIISLTIAFNANEYLALPATLFALVVLWRIAALRYADIYSLRKVTKQHIPSLFSSMFSLGLIITVVSVILVSMHQAIFTLFGKIIWPIVNIIGNAFFALFDMLIAHLHDSNHHHHQKIASKGPSALEQLQKAHASAHVPWWLHQIFLLILACVIIYLFMILWRKLAIHQKINTDVVSPTIVRSKLPKKKMKTNVPPTPLRTLFKEWVHDIEQKGVLKTRHHSTARELFISSKAHEHDNSNSHERMLPDVTETLITRYERERYGGDIASGQEVEDLRAALKLAKSLK; this is encoded by the coding sequence ATGAACTGGCCAGCTGCTTTATCAGACCTAACCATGAGTGCTGGCCTTACGGCTATACTTAGCGGTTTAATCACAACCACAGATATCTCTTTAACGCTTTTTATTACCTTCTTTATTGGCCTCTTATACATATATAGCTATCATTTTTTAAAAACACAGCGCACTATTCTTGGACTGCTGTTTGGTGCGATGATCTTACTGATCGTATGTACGATGATTTTCACTACGGTAGGTATTGCCGTGATGAGTATGTTTGGTTTTATGTTATTTTTTGTACGCTCCTATCTCTCTATCGGAACAACGCCAGATGATACACCAAGTATGCGCAACTTATTCATCGATCTTGTCCTCATGATCATTTCGCTGACAATTGCTTTCAATGCCAATGAATATCTCGCTTTGCCAGCTACGCTATTTGCGCTTGTGGTTCTGTGGCGTATTGCGGCTTTGCGTTATGCCGATATCTATAGTTTACGAAAGGTTACAAAACAACACATTCCATCTTTATTTAGTTCCATGTTTAGCTTGGGGTTAATCATCACTGTGGTTTCTGTGATCCTTGTCTCTATGCATCAGGCAATCTTCACTCTCTTTGGAAAAATAATTTGGCCCATTGTCAATATCATTGGAAACGCATTTTTTGCATTATTTGATATGCTTATTGCACATTTACACGACTCGAACCATCACCACCATCAAAAGATCGCATCAAAGGGTCCATCTGCATTAGAACAACTACAAAAAGCGCATGCAAGTGCACATGTACCATGGTGGTTACACCAAATTTTCCTCCTTATTTTAGCGTGTGTCATCATTTATCTGTTCATGATTCTATGGAGAAAACTTGCCATTCATCAAAAGATAAATACTGACGTCGTCAGTCCAACGATTGTACGATCTAAGTTACCAAAAAAGAAAATGAAGACGAACGTACCACCTACCCCTTTACGTACACTGTTTAAAGAATGGGTACATGATATTGAACAAAAAGGCGTACTAAAAACACGACATCATTCGACTGCTCGCGAACTCTTTATCAGTAGCAAGGCTCATGAACATGACAATTCCAACAGTCATGAGCGCATGCTTCCAGATGTGACAGAAACTTTGATTACACGGTATGAAAGAGAACGATATGGGGGGGACATTGCAAGTGGACAAGAAGTTGAAGACTTACGAGCTGCTTTAAAACTCGCCAAGTCACTGAAATAA
- a CDS encoding C39 family peptidase — MRRKWLTYMIVVVVTLGSAAYITSAFASSTNPDATQWMDAGDMMTELTAIAVPSVPSFAGSTPYWDVLQSGSPMGNIISFDRDNGWLDHIPTINSYTFSVSQPFSRGEAASMLTAMFGITLHNQTPMAFATQAGWFQSMPHNSYFTVDSAHTFIENVKRYVAHQHMQALLSPVGWADLHRAPLTTEGGFMAGLQYTVTHLSNRSFSPASWLAGLNVDSDQTITAGQAAQWLQVFAEHENISRMMDHLDMSPYMWATQLSLFHATGITSSAQTLTAVTAQQILNNLSYLLNGNLPNTTGVFLPMPRQVILPVKSICQMPELPNGCEVTSLSILLQFEGIPVTNMTLASEVARAKTPLVEDDGQVVRWGNPNDGFVGKMSGQPGYGVYNGPIAQLMKRYLPHDVDDLTGDSPQQIIRVLESGRPVEVWTNVYFRPVTDWVTWMSDHGPVHATFDEHAVVLVGYGHGSLYLDNPLNGDQAERVNAKLFWGSWKQIGSQAVTVKKNTEAATEQEEDAN, encoded by the coding sequence GTGAGGCGTAAATGGCTGACATATATGATTGTCGTAGTTGTAACACTCGGATCTGCAGCGTACATTACGTCTGCATTTGCGTCCTCAACAAATCCTGATGCAACACAGTGGATGGATGCAGGGGATATGATGACTGAATTAACGGCGATCGCTGTGCCTTCAGTACCTTCTTTTGCAGGATCAACACCCTATTGGGATGTTCTTCAGTCTGGTTCGCCAATGGGGAATATTATTTCTTTTGATCGAGACAATGGGTGGTTAGATCACATTCCCACCATCAATTCGTATACATTTAGCGTCTCGCAGCCGTTTAGTCGCGGTGAAGCAGCGAGCATGCTTACGGCTATGTTTGGTATTACGCTTCACAATCAAACACCTATGGCATTTGCAACACAGGCGGGATGGTTTCAGTCCATGCCACATAACTCTTATTTTACGGTAGATAGTGCTCACACGTTTATAGAAAATGTTAAACGATATGTAGCGCACCAACATATGCAGGCCTTACTAAGCCCAGTGGGATGGGCAGACTTGCATCGCGCACCGCTTACGACTGAAGGTGGGTTTATGGCTGGCTTACAATATACAGTAACCCACCTTAGCAACCGTTCCTTCTCACCTGCATCTTGGTTAGCAGGATTGAATGTCGACTCTGATCAGACCATAACGGCAGGTCAGGCTGCACAATGGCTTCAAGTATTTGCAGAGCATGAAAATATTTCACGGATGATGGATCATTTGGATATGAGTCCCTATATGTGGGCAACTCAGTTATCATTATTTCATGCAACGGGTATAACGAGTTCTGCACAGACTTTAACTGCAGTCACGGCACAGCAAATCTTAAATAACCTTAGTTATTTGTTAAATGGCAACTTGCCAAATACCACTGGCGTATTTTTACCCATGCCGCGCCAAGTGATTCTTCCTGTCAAATCAATTTGCCAAATGCCTGAGTTACCCAATGGGTGCGAGGTCACTTCACTATCAATTTTGCTCCAATTCGAAGGAATTCCGGTGACCAATATGACTCTTGCAAGTGAAGTAGCGAGAGCAAAGACGCCTTTAGTTGAAGATGATGGGCAAGTGGTACGTTGGGGTAATCCAAATGATGGATTCGTGGGTAAGATGTCTGGTCAACCAGGATATGGTGTATACAATGGCCCCATTGCGCAACTTATGAAAAGATATCTTCCGCACGACGTTGATGATTTGACTGGGGATAGTCCGCAACAGATTATTCGTGTGCTAGAAAGTGGTCGCCCTGTTGAAGTATGGACGAATGTCTATTTTCGTCCCGTTACTGATTGGGTCACATGGATGAGTGATCATGGACCTGTCCACGCAACATTTGATGAACATGCAGTTGTGTTAGTCGGTTACGGACATGGTAGTTTGTATCTCGATAATCCATTAAACGGAGATCAGGCGGAACGCGTCAATGCTAAACTGTTTTGGGGTAGCTGGAAACAGATTGGCAGTCAAGCTGTAACCGTGAAGAAAAATACAGAAGCAGCCACTGAACAAGAAGAGGATGCCAATTAG
- a CDS encoding M24 family metallopeptidase — MFNQNDEIFGGREHVESIHERIRSVLDEQQLDVAVLRTRANFAWMTGGRDNHIINTSELGVAFLLVFKDRVLCVTTSMEERRIQEEELSALGIEVISGDWTRGIEVIMESLLKGLRVGTDGLQSGTKDLTVALSKARQSLSIVQIAQYREVCGLAVNTIESIGKRLHPGLTEHVIAADLASAVMTGGGTPVVTLVATDERIMRYRHPIPTHKPLLQYAMLVLCVQKYGLVANVTRFVHLGKLPHELDISQKQCASIDVRMNAMTQKGVRVGDVFQAGLAGYADIGYPDDWKLLHQGGPTGYASREYLATMNSDQLIDENQAFAWNPAIRGFKSEDTLVVNSTGNEFLTHSGEWAYQQVQYEGRMYERPAIWVID; from the coding sequence GTGTTCAATCAAAATGATGAGATATTCGGCGGACGTGAACATGTGGAGTCAATACATGAACGCATAAGAAGTGTACTCGATGAACAACAATTGGATGTTGCTGTCTTGCGGACGCGAGCAAATTTTGCTTGGATGACAGGCGGCCGCGACAATCATATTATCAATACATCAGAATTGGGTGTGGCTTTTCTTCTTGTCTTTAAAGATCGCGTTCTCTGTGTGACAACCAGTATGGAAGAGCGGCGCATACAAGAAGAGGAGCTATCCGCTCTAGGTATTGAAGTGATTTCAGGTGACTGGACACGTGGGATAGAAGTCATCATGGAATCGTTACTTAAGGGATTACGAGTAGGAACGGATGGACTTCAGTCAGGTACAAAAGACCTCACGGTTGCTTTGTCAAAAGCTCGTCAATCATTATCTATAGTACAGATTGCTCAGTATCGCGAAGTGTGCGGGTTAGCTGTCAATACCATTGAAAGCATAGGGAAAAGGTTACACCCTGGACTCACTGAACATGTCATAGCAGCAGATCTTGCAAGTGCAGTGATGACAGGCGGAGGCACTCCTGTGGTTACGCTTGTTGCCACAGATGAACGAATCATGCGTTACCGCCACCCCATTCCAACCCATAAACCGTTATTGCAATACGCTATGCTTGTTTTATGTGTACAAAAATATGGGCTGGTTGCTAATGTTACTCGCTTTGTACATCTGGGCAAGCTTCCTCATGAGTTAGACATAAGCCAGAAACAATGTGCTTCAATTGACGTGCGTATGAATGCCATGACGCAAAAAGGTGTCCGAGTGGGAGATGTGTTTCAAGCAGGCCTTGCAGGTTATGCGGATATTGGATATCCAGATGATTGGAAGTTGCTCCATCAAGGTGGCCCAACTGGTTACGCATCTCGTGAATATCTTGCAACCATGAACTCAGATCAGCTGATCGATGAGAATCAAGCATTTGCATGGAATCCAGCTATTCGTGGATTTAAATCAGAAGATACATTGGTTGTTAACAGTACTGGAAATGAATTCTTAACGCATAGCGGGGAGTGGGCTTATCAGCAAGTTCAATACGAAGGACGAATGTATGAGCGACCGGCAATTTGGGTGATTGACTAG
- the galE gene encoding UDP-glucose 4-epimerase GalE, with the protein MAVLVTGGAGYIGSHTVQELRTMGYEVVVLDNLRQGHRAAIFDTPFYEGDISDQKLVLEICKQHSIDTVVHFAAHSLVGESVHEPLAYYEANVCKTRNLLETLVMAGIKRVVFSSTAAVYGEPTEIPIAEEHTTIPTNPYGDTKLAIEHMLSWCYQAYGLSSISLRYFNAAGAHHTLPIGEDHRPETHLIPLVILAALGKRDHLTVFGTDYETTDGTCVRDYIHVLDLATAHRLAVERLMTHRGAEIFNLGNGKGFTVKEVIDVVEKVTGRTVPVTYGDRRAGDPAELVASSTKARDMLGFIPIYSDLVNIVSSAVRWHQGHPNGYEEK; encoded by the coding sequence ATGGCCGTTTTAGTGACTGGTGGAGCGGGGTATATTGGTAGTCATACTGTGCAGGAATTACGCACGATGGGATATGAAGTCGTCGTATTAGATAATTTGCGCCAAGGACATCGTGCGGCCATTTTCGATACCCCATTTTATGAAGGCGATATTTCTGATCAAAAGTTAGTACTAGAAATTTGTAAACAACATTCAATTGATACGGTTGTGCATTTTGCCGCACACTCACTTGTCGGTGAAAGTGTACATGAACCACTAGCTTATTATGAAGCCAATGTCTGTAAGACGCGTAATTTACTCGAAACACTTGTTATGGCCGGGATCAAACGAGTGGTATTTTCTTCAACTGCTGCTGTCTATGGAGAACCGACAGAGATACCGATTGCGGAGGAACATACTACGATTCCAACCAACCCCTACGGAGATACAAAATTAGCGATAGAACACATGTTGTCATGGTGTTATCAAGCGTATGGGCTAAGCTCTATTAGTCTTCGTTATTTTAATGCAGCTGGAGCACATCATACATTGCCTATAGGTGAAGATCACCGTCCAGAGACGCACCTAATCCCCCTAGTCATTTTAGCTGCGCTTGGAAAACGTGATCATTTAACTGTGTTTGGAACTGATTATGAAACAACAGACGGAACATGCGTGCGCGACTATATTCATGTCTTAGATTTAGCAACTGCTCACAGACTTGCTGTAGAACGCCTGATGACACATCGTGGAGCCGAGATTTTTAATCTTGGAAATGGTAAGGGGTTTACTGTGAAAGAAGTGATTGACGTTGTCGAAAAGGTGACGGGTCGCACAGTACCTGTTACCTATGGGGATAGACGTGCTGGAGATCCAGCTGAACTTGTCGCTTCTTCTACTAAGGCTCGTGATATGTTAGGGTTTATTCCAATTTATAGTGATCTTGTGAACATCGTATCTTCTGCAGTAAGGTGGCACCAAGGTCATCCAAATGGCTATGAGGAGAAGTAG